In Sulfurimonas sp., the sequence ATAAAAATTATACAAAAACAGGTAAAAAGCAGAAATGACTCTATAGAACAATATCAAAAAGCTGATCGCCAAGATCTGGTAGATAAAGAGCAAAGTGAAATAGATGTATATGAAATTTATCTTCCAAAACAACTTAGTGATGAAGAGTTAGAGGGTGCATTAAAAACTATCATTGCAAATGTCGGAGCCCAAAGTATGAAAGATATGGGTAAAGTGATGGGAACTGCTTCAAAAGAATTAGCCGGAAAGGCTGATGGTAAACGTATTAACGAGTGCGTTAAAAGTTTGTTAGCTTAGGCTAACCAAACTTTAACTTTCTTAAAGCTTCCTCTTCATTTTCTTGACGCATTAAAGACTCACCAACCAAGAAAGCATCAACTCCTGCTTTTGATAAATCTTCAAGCTGACCATGTTCATAAATACCACTCTCAGCTACAATAATTTTACCATTAGGAATAAGTGGAATTAGTTCATAGCTTAAATTCATATTCATCTCAAAAGTTTGAAGATTTCTATGGTTTATTCCTATAATATCACTTCCTGCATATATAGCTTTGACCAAGTCTGTTTTATCATGAACCTCAACTAAAGCCTCCATACCCAAGTGTCTTGCATAGTTTAAAAGCTCTTTTAACTCTCCCTTGCTAAGTGCTGCAGCTATTAATAAAATAAAATCAGCACCGTAAACTAAAGCTTCTAAAATCTGATATTTTGATACTATAAAGTCTTTTCTTAAAAGAGGGATACTTACATATCTTCTAATCCCTGCTAAATATTCCAGATCACCTTGAAAAAAGTGTGGTTCAGTTAAAACGGATATTGCGCTTGCTCCACCTTTTTCATAATTTTGTGCTATAGCTAAAGGATCAAAATCTTCACGAATAACACCTTTTGAAGGGGAAGCTTTTTTTACTTCTGAAATGATTCTATATGGATCTTCTTCTGTTGCTTTTAAATAAGGGATTACATCACGAGGTTGTCTTGCGTTAAATGCTAAAGATCGACCTAACCAATCAAGAGAGAACTCTTTTTCTCTTTTTTCTAAATCCTCTTTTGTCTTTTTAATAATATCGTCTAAAATCAATTTTTACCTTTCTTAGTTTTTAAACATCTCTTTATAGTTTTATAATGGTCTTGAACCTCTTTTTCGTCCCCGCCATCCATTTTTACAATTCTTTTCATAATTTTAAAAGCTTTTTTACATTCACCGAGTTTATAAAAACCCCATGCTTTGGAATCAAGATAAAAAACTGAATCCGGTTGTTCCTGCAAGGCTTTTTCAATATAGCCTAGTCCTGCTTTAACATCTATTGAATGATCTATCAAAAGATATCCCAAATAGTTAAAATAGAGTGCTTTTGGTTCAATTTGCACAACTTGTTTCAGCTTCTCTATTACACTTTTGTGCATATTTTTGTCTTCTTTATCTTTAGATGCCTCATACTCAAATATGGCACTTTGACCAAGATAAGAAATTTCCGCAGTTTTATCGTAAAGCTTTTGTGCTAAAGGTGCGGCTTTAGCATAGTTTTTAACCTGCGTATACATCTGCAAAAGAAGTCTATCATCATTTTGATTCTCTTCTAAAAAAGCTATTAAATTTATGTAATCTTTTGTATAACCATATATCTGAACTATTTTTTGTGCGACCTGTTCACTTTTATCTATCTCATACAGCTTCAAATATACTCTTAGCAAAGCATCTATATCGTTTTCATTACTATAAATGCTAATAAGTCTAGTACAAATAATTTTAGAACAACCGTGAACTTTGGCATGAGTTTCAAGATGCGCAATAGCATCTTTTTTTCGCTCTAGATTTACATAAAGAATAATCGCAATTTTATCTAAAATTTTCTCATTATAATCTTTAGCGTATGCACCTTCTAAATATTTCAGTGCAGTATCGTATTTTGATAGTTTTACATATATATCGCTTACAAGTATATAGTCGTTTATATTTTGTGACTTATCTACCAGTATAAGGGCTATCTCTTTAGCCTCTTCCAATTTAGACATATTTATTAAAGCCAGAATTTTTATACGGACTAAATAAAAATCATCAAAACTTTCATCAAGTTCCTCATCAACTCTTTTAATAACTCTTTCAAATTTTTTCTGATGTAGATCGTTTTGAAGCGATCTGTAAAGGTACTCTTTTTTTGATGAATGTTCATAAAGCTCGTTAAAAGCACTGGATGCTGCTTCATAGCTTTTTACCTGCTCAGCCCTAAGTGCCATCATTATAAGTATATCTTCCTCTTCAAAAACCTTTTCACTCGGATTTATGACCTGTGGAGATACACCAAAACATCCACTAAAGAAAATTAACATTACTAAAGAGAATAAAACTTTATACATCTGATATACCCGGACATTCATCTTTTAATTCATCAACTCTGTTTTTAAAATAATCCCAAAACGGAAAAGTTCTGCACTGTGTAGGTCTTGCTTCGTAAATACCGCAGCCGTTTATCTCAGAATCATAAAAAATACACTCATGCTCTTCACCTACAACTCTCTCTTTTATAGAGTATTTATAACCTTTTTTAAAAAGATATGTCTCTACAAGTTCTCTCATATCAATATCTAAATACTCACATATTGCAGTAGCTTCTGTTTTAGTTACATAAATATAACCGCTCTCGCCTCTACAGCATCTAGCTTTACACTCACTGCAAGCGTTTGGGTTAAAAGTAAAATTGAATCCCTCTTTTTTTATAACTGACATTTTAAACTTTCTGTACCCGCTTTTTTATATATCTCTTTTGCTTTGTCTGAAAACTCGTCACCCTCAAAACTTATAAAAGGTTCATGAACCTTCATGAGAGCGTTTGAGCCATTTCTTGCATGCACTAGAACAATAGATGCAGCCCTGTCTATTTTTGGGTGTACAAACTGTACGTCTACTACTCTCATTTTAACTTTTGCAAGCTCTGCACATATCTCACCAAAATGCAAAGCATCATAACAAAATATGAAATGTGACTTTGGTTTTAGAACTTGTGATACCTTTTTAAAAAACTTATCTAAAGGTAGATTGATATTATAGCGAGCATTAAATAACATTTCGTTATCACTCTTTGTACTTTTATGATGATAAAATGGTGGATTGGAAATTATATAATCATATTTTTTCTCAAATTTGTACTCAACAAAATCACCATGGTAAAGTTTATAGTCTATATTGTTCTCCAGTGCATTTTTTTTTGCATACTTTAAGAACTCTTCTTGTTTCTCTATAGCTTCTAATTTTATCTTATTATTATCTTTTGCACATAACAATCCAACTATCCCGCTACCAGCACCTACATCAAGCATATCACCCTTGGGGTTAAACGAATCTATAAAATCATACAAAAATACAGAATCGCTGTTAAAACAGTATCCTGATTCAGGCTGATATAGAACCATTTAATCTCCTCTTTGATATAATTGTGCAATTATATCCAAAGGCTATTAAAAATGATAATTATTCCTGCACGTCTTGCATCTACAAGATTTCCACAAAAGGTTTTAGCAGATATCGGAGGACTTCCAATGGTGGTTCGTACAGCAAAAAGAGTCGAGCATTTAGACCGTGTCGTAGTAGCAGCTGATGATGAGAAAATAATCGCTGTTTGTAAAGAATACGGGATTGAAGCAAAACTAACATCAACTACTCATAAAAGCGGTACTGATCGTATAAATGAGTGTGCAAATATAGCAGGTGTAGCAGACGATGAACTCATCATTAATGTTCAAGCAGATGAACCTTTTATAGAACCTGAAGTTGTAGAATCTTTAATTACAAGGCTAAAATCTCTTCAAAAAAACAAAGAAGATTTTGTAATGGGAAGTTGTTACAATGCCATAAATGCTGAAGCTGCAGAAGATCCAAACCTTGTAAAAGTTGTACTTGACGATGCTGATAATGCTATCTATTTTTCACGTTCACTTATACCATATAACCGCGGTGGCGGAGCTACATATTTTGGACATATCGGTATATACGGTTTTAGTAAAAAAAGTTTACACGACTTTTGTAATCTAAGCGATGCACCTATAGAAGATATAGAAAAACTTGAGCAGCTTCGTGCTATTTACCACGGTAAAAAAATATCTATGGTAAAAGTTGCTTCTACAGGATTTGGAATTGATACTGAAGAGGACCTTGAACGTGCAATAGAGATATTTTTATAATATCTCTATTTTTTATGTACAAATACACCGTCTATTTTAGTGGTATTAAAAATAGGTACAATTCTACTCATATGCTCAGCATCCCCTAATAAAATAAATCCATTATCATTGAGGATTTCATAAAAGTTCATAGCCATAGCTTTTCTAGAGATC encodes:
- a CDS encoding GatB/YqeY domain-containing protein translates to MSLREKINQDLKEAMKAKDVKKRDALRLLTSAFKQIEVDERKELTDDDVIKIIQKQVKSRNDSIEQYQKADRQDLVDKEQSEIDVYEIYLPKQLSDEELEGALKTIIANVGAQSMKDMGKVMGTASKELAGKADGKRINECVKSLLA
- the trpC gene encoding indole-3-glycerol phosphate synthase TrpC, with product MILDDIIKKTKEDLEKREKEFSLDWLGRSLAFNARQPRDVIPYLKATEEDPYRIISEVKKASPSKGVIREDFDPLAIAQNYEKGGASAISVLTEPHFFQGDLEYLAGIRRYVSIPLLRKDFIVSKYQILEALVYGADFILLIAAALSKGELKELLNYARHLGMEALVEVHDKTDLVKAIYAGSDIIGINHRNLQTFEMNMNLSYELIPLIPNGKIIVAESGIYEHGQLEDLSKAGVDAFLVGESLMRQENEEEALRKLKFG
- a CDS encoding tetratricopeptide repeat protein; this encodes MYKVLFSLVMLIFFSGCFGVSPQVINPSEKVFEEEDILIMMALRAEQVKSYEAASSAFNELYEHSSKKEYLYRSLQNDLHQKKFERVIKRVDEELDESFDDFYLVRIKILALINMSKLEEAKEIALILVDKSQNINDYILVSDIYVKLSKYDTALKYLEGAYAKDYNEKILDKIAIILYVNLERKKDAIAHLETHAKVHGCSKIICTRLISIYSNENDIDALLRVYLKLYEIDKSEQVAQKIVQIYGYTKDYINLIAFLEENQNDDRLLLQMYTQVKNYAKAAPLAQKLYDKTAEISYLGQSAIFEYEASKDKEDKNMHKSVIEKLKQVVQIEPKALYFNYLGYLLIDHSIDVKAGLGYIEKALQEQPDSVFYLDSKAWGFYKLGECKKAFKIMKRIVKMDGGDEKEVQDHYKTIKRCLKTKKGKN
- a CDS encoding YkgJ family cysteine cluster protein, giving the protein MSVIKKEGFNFTFNPNACSECKARCCRGESGYIYVTKTEATAICEYLDIDMRELVETYLFKKGYKYSIKERVVGEEHECIFYDSEINGCGIYEARPTQCRTFPFWDYFKNRVDELKDECPGISDV
- a CDS encoding tRNA1(Val) (adenine(37)-N6)-methyltransferase; the encoded protein is MVLYQPESGYCFNSDSVFLYDFIDSFNPKGDMLDVGAGSGIVGLLCAKDNNKIKLEAIEKQEEFLKYAKKNALENNIDYKLYHGDFVEYKFEKKYDYIISNPPFYHHKSTKSDNEMLFNARYNINLPLDKFFKKVSQVLKPKSHFIFCYDALHFGEICAELAKVKMRVVDVQFVHPKIDRAASIVLVHARNGSNALMKVHEPFISFEGDEFSDKAKEIYKKAGTESLKCQL
- the kdsB gene encoding 3-deoxy-manno-octulosonate cytidylyltransferase, producing the protein MIIIPARLASTRFPQKVLADIGGLPMVVRTAKRVEHLDRVVVAADDEKIIAVCKEYGIEAKLTSTTHKSGTDRINECANIAGVADDELIINVQADEPFIEPEVVESLITRLKSLQKNKEDFVMGSCYNAINAEAAEDPNLVKVVLDDADNAIYFSRSLIPYNRGGGATYFGHIGIYGFSKKSLHDFCNLSDAPIEDIEKLEQLRAIYHGKKISMVKVASTGFGIDTEEDLERAIEIFL